The Indicator indicator isolate 239-I01 chromosome 32, UM_Iind_1.1, whole genome shotgun sequence genome contains a region encoding:
- the UBIAD1 gene encoding ubiA prenyltransferase domain-containing protein 1, which yields MGPGEPVQKISISAESQRGGERNGSGASLTGPERDPPGSWRQKCAAYVLALRPWSFSASLTPVALGSALAYRAEGSLDPGLLVGSAVAVLAVHGAGNLVNTYYDFSKGIDHKKSDDRTLVDQILQPQDVVRFGVFLYTVGCICAAGLYAVSTLKLEHLALIYFGGLSSSFLYTGGIGFKYVALGDVVILITFGPLAVMFAHAVQVGYLSVSPLLYAIPLALSTEAILHSNNTRDMESDRQAGIVTLAILIGPALSYVLYTLLLFLPYLIFCVLATRYTISMALPLLTIPMAFSLERQFRSQSFNKIPQRTAKLNLLLGLFYVFGIMLAPAGALPKL from the exons ATGGGGCCGGGAGAGCCAGTGCAGAAGATCAGTATTAGCGCCGAGAGCCAGCGGGGAGGCGAGAGAAACGGCTCCGGCGCCAGCCTGACAGGCCCTGAGAGAGACCCACCCGGCAGCTGGAGGCAGAAGTGTGCGGCCTATGTGCTGGCGCTCAGGCCTTGGAGTTTCAGTGCTTCTCTCACCCCCGTGGCCCTCGGCAGCGCTCTGGCGTACCGGGCCGAGGGGTCGCTAGATCCAGGCCTCTTGGTGGGAAGCGCTGtggctgtcctggctgtgcacGGAGCCGGCAACTTGGTGAATACCTATTACGACTTCTCCAAAGGCATCGATCACAAGAAGAGTGATGACAGGACTTTGGTGGACCAGATTTTGCAGCCTCAGGATGTAGTCCGGTTTGGAGTCTTCCTTTATACCGTGGGCTGtatctgtgctgctgggctttaTGCTGTCTCAACGCTCAAGCTGGAGCACCTGGCTCTGATTTACTTTGGAGGACTTTCCAGCTCTTTCCTTTATACTGGAg GAATTGGATTTAAATATGTTGCACTTGGAGACGTGGTGATCCTGATCACCTTCGGGCCCCTGGCTGTCATGTTTGCGCATGCTGTGCAGGTTGGGTATCTGTCTGTCTCGCCGCTGCTCTACGCCATCCCTCTAGCACTCAGCACTGAGGCCATCCTGCACAGCAACAACACGCGGGACATGGAGTCTGACCGGCAGGCAGGCATTGTCACCTTGGCCATCCTCATCGGCCCTGCGCTCTCCTATGTCCTCTACACCTTGCTGCTCTTCTTGCCCTACTTGATTTTCTGTGTGCTGGCCACACGCTACACCATCAGCATGGCATTGCCACTGCTCACCATCCCGATGGCGTTTTCACTGGAGAGGCAGTTTCGGAGTCAGAGCTTCAACAAAATTCCCCAGAGGACAGCCAAACTCAATCTCCTCTTGGGGCTTTTCTATGTTTTTGGCATCATGCTGGCACCAGCTGGTGCTCTGCCCAAGCTGTAA